The Medicago truncatula cultivar Jemalong A17 chromosome 4, MtrunA17r5.0-ANR, whole genome shotgun sequence genome includes a region encoding these proteins:
- the LOC11419273 gene encoding F-box/kelch-repeat protein SKIP11: MDLSSNKHQPNGEEKKYMKRKLVKQAECPKEEKTNKEAEEQEFAIFSHSKDDRDCKRQEDMTHDSSLLFQHLGRDISIHCLLQLSRSDYGLISALNKNFRSLIRSGELHQLRRKLGIEEHWVYFSCDLLKWEAFDPSRGRFIQLPKIPCDKVFMLCDKESLAVGTELLVFGRELMGPTIHKYDYLSNTWSIGKMLNTPRCSFGSSSLGEIAILAGGCDPCGNILSSAEIYNSDTGKWETLPNMNKARKMCSGVFMDEKFYVLGGIGADKTTPLTCGEEFDIKRKEWREIPNMFPMPTGVLEAPPSYGPPPLIAVVKNVLYNADYATKEVKKYDKNNNSWVTIGRFPEQATSMKGWGLAFRACGDMLIFLGGPILHCRGMLEINAWVPNERAIQWNQLARKKIGSFVYSCTVMGC; this comes from the coding sequence ATGGATCTTTCAAGCAATAAGCATCAACCAaatggagaagaaaagaaatatatgaaaagaaaactGGTAAAACAAGCAGAATGTCCCAAGGAAGAGAAGACGAATAAGGAAGCGGAGGAGCAAGAGTTTGCCATTTTTTCCCATTCCAAAGACGATAGGGATTGTAAAAGGCAAGAAGATATGACACATGACTCGAGTTTGCTTTTTCAACATCTTGGTCGGGATATATCAATCCATTGTCTTCTTCAATTGTCAAGGTCTGATTATGGCTTAATTTCTGCATTGAACAAGAATTTTCGATCACTAATTAGATCAGGGGAGCTACATCAGCTACGACGAAAATTGGGCATAGAAGAACATTGGGTTTACTTCTCTTGTGATTTACTTAAATGGGAGGCATTTGATCCAAGTCGTGGTCGATTTATTCAATTGCCTAAAATTCCTTGTGATAAAGTTTTTATGTTGTGTGATAAGGAGTCGTTGGCTGTCGGTACTGAGCTTCTAGTTTTTGGAAGGGAATTGATGGGTCCTACCATTCATAAGTATGACTATCTATCAAATACGTGGTCAATTGGAAAAATGTTGAATACTCCAAGATGCTCGTTCGGTTCATCCAGCCTTGGAGAAATTGCAATATTAGCAGGTGGTTGTGATCCATGTGGCAACATCTTGAGCTCAGCTGAGATTTACAACTCAGACACTGGAAAATGGGAAACCCTTCCAAACATGAATAAAGCAAGAAAAATGTGTTCGGGTGTATTTATGGATGAAAAATTTTATGTCCTTGGTGGAATTGGAGCTGATAAAACAACACCACTTACATGTGGTGAGGAATTTGATATAAAGAGAAAAGAATGGCGTGAAATACCCAACATGTTCCCAATGCCAACTGGAGTATTGGAGGCACCACCATCTTATGGACCACCTCCCTTGATTGCAGTTGTAAAAAATGTATTGTATAATGCTGATTACGCAACAAAGGAAGTAAAGAAGTATGATAAAAACAATAACTCTTGGGTTACCATTGGAAGATTTCCTGAGCAAGCCACCTCAATGAAAGGTTGGGGATTAGCTTTTCGTGCATGTGGAGATATGCTAATTTTTCTTGGAGGTCCCATTCTTCATTGTAGAGGCATGTTGGAAATCAATGCTTGGGTCCCAAATGAAAGAGCGATACAATGGAATCAACTTGCAAGAAAGAAAATAGGGAGCTTTGTGTATAGTTGCACTGTGATGGGATGTTGA
- the LOC11414306 gene encoding RING-H2 finger protein ATL33: MEHPPPLPFSAPPLTAAQIAILTTPPPPFPDSSRSVDLSPLEFLLALIAIVTIPALIYTFIFAFGFSFCRRRPEQNSGELSFASDDLTNGGGASVSDFKYRKDAHVKETGGDCPVCLSVFVDGEKLRELSCCKHYFHADCIDLWLGNRSSCPICRATVAGKRRNMSAAAAPVRDNDLMQGLPDASTLV; encoded by the coding sequence ATGGAACACCCACCACCCTTACCGTTCTCAGCGCCACCACTGACTGCCGCACAAATCGCCATCCTAACAACACCACCACCGCCTTTTCCGGACTCTTCCCGCTCTGTCGATCTCTCTCCTCTCGAATTTCTACTAGCTCTTATTGCTATTGTCACTATACCTGCTTTAATCTACACTTTCATTTTTGCTTTTGGATTTTCCTTTTGCCGCCGGCGACCGGAGCAAAACTCCGGTGAACTTTCTTTCGCTTCTGATGATCTTACCAACGGTGGTGGTGCTTCTGTCTCCGATTTTAAATACAGGAAGGATGCTCATGTGAAGGAAACCGGTGGTGATTGTCCTGTTTGTTTGTCGGTGTTCGTCGACGGTGAGAAACTCCGGGAGCTGAGTTGTTGTAAGCATTATTTTCATGCTGATTGTATTGATTTGTGGCTTGGAAATCGATCTAGCTGTCCGATTTGTCGTGCTACGGTCGCCGGTAAACGGCGGAATATGTCGGCGGCGGCGGCTCCGGTGAGAGATAATGATCTGATGCAGGGTCTTCCAGATGCTTCTACTTTAGTTTGA